TAATCCTCCCTTGAGGCTGCTTCACAGTTTCTTATGAATGCAAATAAGACAAACAGATGACACGTGCAAACAACAATTCATCATTATGATTcttaaattttaacaaaaacttgCAACAGTAGCACAAAACAAAGTAAGAAATAGTTAACCTAACTAAGAATTAAAGCCTTTCTACCAAAAGTGCAACAGTAGCATAAACCAACTGTAAGGAAATAGTTGACCCAGCTAGAAGCAAAGTCTATCTACTAATCAAGCTTCGGGAAAGACAAGCCCATAACAAGGCTCCTCTCAACCCGAGCATACCCCCCGTAACCCCAATTTACGCCCCAACTGTTCTTTATGAGGTAATACTCAATCCCATTTTCAACACCATAGCCCACAACCAACACAGCGTGACGCCCTTCAGTTGGCTCACTTGCACCTCTAAGTAAGGTTTCAGGGTTGATGTCACATTCAGCTTGACCCGTGTAAAtttcctataaaaaaaaaaaaaaaagtaggaacTTGTAGCCGATCAAAGAGAAATTTGAATAAATAGAGTAGAGAGTAAATAAGCACAAAACTAAAGTTATTTTACCTTTCCCTTATGGCGCCTAAAGCTCTCCACATAGTCCATACAGCCACTTAAGGGTTGCTCCTCAATTAATTTTTCAATCCCTTCTTTGTCCAAGTTGAGATTCTCAACCTTATCAAACCCCGTGATTTTAGTTTTTTCCTGGACCAATTGAAAGATGTAAAGAATAGTGaacccaaaaaacaaaaacaataaatcCAACATCATCGACTTACCTCAGTTTTTATCTTATCGCAACGGCACTTTTTCCTTTTGGCAAAATAGGGACACACCCTATCAGAGTAGATACCTTCCTCCATTGCATATTTGTAGTATTTGTTGTAATGACTACAAAAGCATCTTGTTTTCTCGCAGTATTTAAGGTTTTTCGGCTCCTTGGTTTTAGAAAAGAGGCAATTGATAACTTGCTGCTTTGACAGAGGTTTCTTCTCTTTCAACTTAATGTGGTATAAAGCCGTGATGGCTTCCGCCGCGACAAAAGCCCAACACGCCCCTTTTAAGAGGAAAACAACTCCCACAAACACATTGTAAGatcataaagaaaatatatgaaaggaaaatgtaaGTGTTAGTTTGTCAAACTTACAGCATTTCCCCTGGTCCTCCACAGCACACAAACAGCCCTTGCCCACCCAAGACCACTTGCACTACATTATATCACCAAAAGACAATCTAAGAATTGGAGAGTAATTACTTAAAGCAATAAAAGAACTATGTAAGCAGGAATATGTGTTATACAGTATCtctttacttatgttatatatggatttCACTGGACAGATTAAACAGTTCACATGGATCCAACAGGCACAAAGTTGGAACATGTTCTGGTCAAAGCCAGAGAATCTGTGTAGTACTTATGGTTTAATTTGTGTGGCAATTTGGGGTTCTGTAATAATCTGTCATTGAATCCATTGTAAGCGTTTACCAGGATTCAGCCCTTTGGATGGTGATTCACGGGATGCAGGGGACTTTTCAGGTTGGATATGATGGAGCAAGGGTAGTTTTAATTACTGGAACTAAAAGTGAGTGTGAggaagaatttttgttcttgtaTTGGTTTGTATCACAATGAGAGGACTAGTTTGTGCTAGAAATTACCACTGGGGATTAAGCTATATATGTAAGAGTTCAGGGAGGGGGGAAATACTCAAAAGAAACAGATTCAAGGCAAATTGCTTTTGGTCTGTGGATTTGTGATAAGCTATATATGTAAGAGTTCAGGgaaggggaggggggggggggggggtgaataCACAAAAGAAACAGATTCAAGGCAAATTGCTTTTGGTCTTTGGATTTGTGGTAATTCTGTCAGTTGTAATTGGGACTTTGGAAGAATAAGGAAAAAGATGTATTTCCTATAATGATTTGGAGGTGTTTTCATACAAAGAGCTTAATGCTAGCTGCAACGAAGGGATTCTCGGAGAAGCTTGGTCATGAACTGTTTTCCTATTGGATTCTTCACTCGTGGCTGCGAAGGCCTGGTGGTGGTGAAAAGGAATTTCAAGCAGAGGTATGCACAATAGGAGCATGTTAATCTAGTGAGATTAAGGGGATTTTAATTTGTTCTGAAAATTCTCATAGGCTTCTAGTTTATGAGTACATGTCCTCTTAGCGCATATCTAAGGCGAGATGGTCAGAATCTAAGTTGGGACGTTAGATTCCGAATTGCTGTTTACACGAAGTGTATCGCAATTGTTTAATACACTGACATTAAACTAGAGAATTAATATTCTGCTAGATGAAGATTTTGCAGGAAAGGTTTCTGATTTTGGACTTGTAAAGGGACTTTAGTAGAGTGTTGGCAACCATGATGGGTACCTGGGGCTGTGTTGCACCCGAATGGATCTCTAGATTGGTGATCACAACTAAAGCTGATGTATATAGCTATGGCATGACATTATTGGAACTGATGTAGAGGCACACCACCTTCAGCTAGATGTGAAAAGGGTGGAGCAGAGAAAAAGTTGGTTCGGGTAACGGTACGTCATGGGATGGAGGTTTCAGCTCTGCAGGTTATAATCCCCAACATTCAATATATTCCAGGGACTCTCAAGCTTCAGTTTAGGTCTGCTTCTCAACCAACTAGTATATATGCAAGTTGATT
This portion of the Lycium ferocissimum isolate CSIRO_LF1 chromosome 1, AGI_CSIRO_Lferr_CH_V1, whole genome shotgun sequence genome encodes:
- the LOC132061943 gene encoding cysteine proteinase COT44-like, with product MALVMVFLVEKNEKMTVLKAWGNYGSGFAEFGSFFNDDCRSVNEVKNNVCKWSWVGKGCLCAVEDQGKCWACWAFVAAEAITALYHIKLKEKKPLSKQQVINCLFSKTKEPKNLKYCEKTRCFCSHYNKYYKYAMEEGIYSDRVCPYFAKRKKCRCDKIKTEEKTKITGFDKVENLNLDKEGIEKLIEEQPLSGCMDYVESFRRHKGKEIYTGQAECDINPETLLRGASEPTEGRHAVLVVGYGVENGIEYYLIKNSWGVNWGYGGYARVERSLVMGLSFPKLD